In Lodderomyces elongisporus chromosome 1, complete sequence, the DNA window AAGAACCATGACTTTTGCTGAGAGAGAATTAGCGGTAAAGAGGATTTTAAAGCTACACAATGGTAAAGTATTGACCCTTGGTGAAGCAGTAAACCCATCTTCGCTCAATTACATGTTCCAAAACGACGATGTTGTTGGAAAATTTATGCTCAAGAACCGTCTTCCATGGACCATGATGGGCTATCACTCAAAATGGGGACTTCCCGGAAGAGATGATCggtattttattttgagaAGGGTAAAAACAGACAATTCAAACTTAAGCTCCTTTGAGTTAAGCGAACATCGACACGGTTCACATGAATCAAAGATGATCTATAAAGATGTGAATCTTTTAAaggttttgcaacaactagaaaaagaataccCATTTGATGTAAAGTATGCTGAGCTGTGCAATAATTGGGCACGGCGTGCAACTAAAAAGCAAGTCGCGTGGCTTTTAACTCGATTGGAAAAGAACATGCAAGCTTTTAtaagagagaaaaggatGGACATAACTGTGGAGGGTTTTGCACAAAGAGTTTCACATGTTTTATCACAAGAACGGTTAGCTTTGTTGACTAGATTATTTTTTGCCTTGAGAGTTGATGAACCAACATATTATGGAAAAGCGaaaatcaatcaaattATGAAGAAGGCAGCATATTCTCACAAAGATGATTAAGCTTAAATGACTTTTATATCAACAATtgtattccttttttcatttcatttcttttcaatacttttgctttactattttcttcttttttttactgttttttttttgtctcttttttcttttctagaAGATTTAATAAGTTTggtaaaatgaaaaaaatagttaATACtatattgatgatatcagaaatactttttgtttagtAATGTATTTCATCTTTGATAAGAAACAAGTACTTTACAATTTATCACGattgatgaaaaataagtgaaataaaataaataaaataattaaatgaaataaaataattaaattaaataaagaaaaaaacgaaaagagAAACTAAAAAACGAATACTAAGCGGCAAAATGCAGTGAGACTCACCAAATATCTAGTTAAATTAATACTAGAGGAATCAATCAAACAGACTAATTGGTGTGTCTTTTATCATACTTAGGTGgcaccacaacaacatgCAACTCTTGCGTACCCTTTTACTACTTCTTGCACCTTATCTAATAGCTTTTGCGATAGCGGACGATGCTACAGCAGATGCAATCGTTCAACAAATACAAGATGGTCCCATGGCCAAATCGAATCACACGAATAACTGGGCTGTCTTGGTATCTACTTCGAGGTTCTGGTTTAACTATCGTCATATGGCCAACTCGTTAAGTTTTTACCGTACAGTGAAAAGATTAGGTATTCCCGATTCCCAGATTATATTGATGCAAGCCGACGATATAGCGTGTAATGCACGAAATGCCTTTCCTGGGACTGTGTTTAATAACATGGACCAGGCCTTGGATCTCTATGGTGACAATGTCGAAGTTGATTATAGGGGTTATGAAGTTACGGTGGAGAATTTTATACGATTATTAACTGATCGGTGGGGGTCTGAACAACCAAGATCCAAGAGACTTTTGACCGACGAGAATTCCAATATATTTATCTATTTGACAGGCCATGGAGGTAACGAgtttttgaagtttcaagacGCTGAGGAGATAGGGGCTTATGATCTTGCAGATGCATTTGCTCAAATGCacgagaagaaaagatacAATGAAATATTCTTTATGATAGATACATGTCAAGCAAACACAATGTACGAAAAAATATACTCACCAAACATTTTGTGTGTTGGGTCATCAAGGTTGGATGAAAGTTCATACAGTCATCATTCCGATATGGATATTGGTGTTGCAGTTATTGATCGGTTTACTTATTATGCTTTAGATTTTCTTGAAAAAGTAGGaagaaattcaaaaatGACCATGGATAAATTGTTTGAAGTATTtacatttgaaaatgtgcATTCACACCCGGGAATTAGGACGGATCTATTCCAAAGGGATATCGATAAAGTGCTTATAACAGATTTTTTTGGCAGCGTGCAAAATGTTGTTTTGGAAGAAGCACCCGAGGATCTATTAAACAAATCTCGGAAAATTGACAACGGAGAGGTGGCTGCAGTACCCGAGTTTCCATTAGATGCGACTCAAAATAAGAGAGGACCTGCTATATACGGGTTTGAGCGTAATGAGACTAAAAAGCCTATGGTTAAAATCCCACCATTTGTGGCCAGGACAATTGGAGTAGCTGCGACCTTAGTGGTGCTTGCTCTATGGATGATTACACCAAAAATCTAACATTGACATCCATACATAtgtttataaatatatatatatatatatatgacaTGTATATTTTATGTCTGCACTGAACATTCACCTCTTTTGCTGTAATCCTATATAtagccaaaaaaacaatcaaacaaaaaccagaaccagaaccagaaccagaacTATTGTCAgttaaatttaaaaaaaaaattcctTTACCGGGGTCTAGTCAATTAGTCTCTAAGAAgagtttttgaaactttCAGCATACAACTGTCTGAATCGCGTCTCActgatttggtttttgtcTTCCCATAATgtattatattatattcgttttttttactttttttttattttttattttttattttttattattatttgtaatcttaaatttttttgttgtttttgtttagcATTTGTTTACAAATTGATATTACATAAATACATATTAGAATTTAGTACAATTGATGTATATTATACAGACTTTGATACAAGTTTTGCAACACATACCATAATAGAAACACCAACAAAATAATTATTCAATAAACACATATCTTTCATCCAAACGaataaaaaggaacaaaaaaaaacaaaaccaaataaaGACAATAAAACTGAACCGAACCTTTAGACAAGTAGAAAAATTCACTTGATCTTCATTGccttttcatttgtttccatttgtttccttttcattttattttatttctcatttcatttcatttcatttcatttcatatCATTACATTTcatttgatttgtttcctatttttgtttgctttgtttattagttttcctttaattttttaaggATCGTGTCTACAAAAGTAcccaaagcaaaaaatcGATCAGCGTCCACATTTCATGAGTTCAACGGAGTTCGATGCCGCCAAGGTGCTAAAGGCATTCGAGGATAATGATACCAACACTACTACCGCCACAACCACGCACACTATCGAATCAAAGCTTCAGTTAATTCAATCACTCAAATCGCAGATTAAAAAGTACGGAATCGATCTCGATGATGTCCCcacttttttgaaaattataACCAAGGGACTAGATATCAACGAGCTAGGCATTCTGAATGTTAGTTTCAACTCATTGTATTATCTCATTAGGCGAATCAGTGTGCAGGATAGAAGCGGgaaaattttgaaagatCAAAGTCTTTACATTCTACCAGTATTGATAAATAGACTAGGTACTTCGAGTAGCGGGATAGCAAAAAAGGCGCTTGAAGACTATTGGCTCAATTCCCCTGTTGAAGTGGAAAACGCGGTGAGAGAGATTGCGTTTACAACGCCAAATTCCAATATTTTTATTGAGGCGCTTAGATGGATTCAGCAATTGGTTGAAAATATTGGCTTCAACTTCAATACTGACTTATTTACATCCGATCTTGTTGAAGCACTAGTgagaaaccaaaagaacGAAGATGTAGTACATGCAGCAAGGGACCTCATACACGCAAAGTCCAATATACCGAATGGCGAAGCACACATGAAGAATCTTATTGAAGCGGTGCGGAAAAGCTCAGTTCAACAGAgaataaaggaaaatatACTTGGGAATAGTTTGCGTCCATCGACTAGAGTACTCTCCCTTGAAACACGTGAGAGCAAAGTAACCAAAGTTTATGATACAGAGAAGCATAAAATCCAATCCCAACAACTTCTGAAAGATGGATCCGACTATTATGCATCGCGACTAGAAGATTTGTTGTCAAAGCTGAGGTATGCAATAGATACTTCAATTGATGCACTTGATATCGCCGGAGCCGAAGAATTGTATCGAATCATTGAGTCAAATGAAGCCAGCTTTgaagagaaggaaacaGAGTTCAATTGGAAGCAAAGGGAAAAAACTATTGTCCAACTTCGGCGGTTTGTTAGAGGAAATTCTAGCACGCAGTTTCTTCAAGATTTATTAATCTGTTTGCGTGGTTTTGCTGGTGCCATCTGCAAAGGAGCACTTTCTTTGAGGACCACGTTGTGTACACATAGTTGCGAGTTGCTCAAAGAATGCGCTATAATTTTAGGAGAAGACTTTGATACAGGGGCTGAGTTGGTGTTTCCGACTTTGATGAAATTGTGTCTCTCAACAAAAAGTATCACGTCGATGAATGCCCACATGGTTATTGCCGCATTGTTTGCTAACTTACCGTTTCACACGAGATTAGTGACAAGGATAATATCCGCGATGGAAGAACGCAATTACCAACCACGTTCATATTCTTCAATTTGGTTACAAATTTTACTATTGAGACATGTTCAAAACTCTGACTTTCTTTCTGCAAACAACATTACACAAGTCGCAGAAACTGCTGATAAGTTATTGATCAGATTATTGAAGGATGCTAATCCCAAGGTTAGGCAGGAGGCAAAGGATTGTTATTGGTGTTATCTTAAAGTCTTTCCACAAGAGTCGGAGAAGCTACTTAATAGGCTTGATCCGACAACAGTAAAGGCATTAGCAAGATCCCAAAAGGAGCTAGGACCAGCTGCAACAACCGTTAAACCTCTTGCAGTGAAAGTAAATTCTAGAGTTTCTTTAAAAGACCATGGTTTTGATGACAAAGTTAAAGAGACCAAAAAGCTCAATAGACCGTCTTCAAGACAAAATACACTTGATCCGACACCGCGTGTTGCATCCAACCCTCTACCAAGGACAATGAGGTCAACACAAGGAAGTTTCCGTATGGAGAAACCAGTACCGAAGCAAAACCCAGTATCAAGCTCAGGATCTAGTACTAAAGGGGCGCTTCGGTCTTCCAGCTGGGGTCCGCGTTCACTGAACAACCTCAATGTAAACTCttacaacaataacaacgacaataacaacaataataataacaataacaataatggtaataatgataataatgtGGCCAAGAGTTATAATATTGGCAATAATGATAACAATACCATCAACAGCAGTATTGAAATCAACAATACTCAAGACAGAGTACGCAGCAAAACGGAAATGGATGCAAAACTTTCTCGCATATCAACTGCACATCCCATGCCAGAGCCATCGTCTGAAATTGAGTCCAATCGTGTAATACCAAGCTCCTTATCTAAATCATTACCCTCGAACGTGACCAAGTTGGGCTTGACTAATGTAGAGACTACCTTGTCACAATCCAAACCTattattgatgaagatgactcAAATCCAATTGATAGACTACTATACTCCAATAACCCCGATGAGTTGGCACAAGGagtgaaattgttgatggATGCATTAGTTGAAAACGGAGATTTCTCTAGATCTCATAGGATCAAGTCACGCTTGAGGTATATCGCAGAAAGAAATGCTGATGCTTTTAAACCTCTCTTGACAAAATCTGAACTCATCTTTGCAAAGACTGCAAATTTGTTGTCCACTAATGATTTAATTCGGGTCTGTGCGTTGATTTTTCATGGTTCTGAGCTGAAGATGTTTGATTTGATATCATCAGTTGTTGAAGCTCCTGATTATTTCCAATCCAATTTACTGTTATTGGCAATGACTATTGATTACCCAGATATCGTAGGAAGTCATGCTTTAAAACGTCAAATGTCTACCTttcaaaatgaaataacTTCTCTGGTTTTGGAATCTCTTTCCATTGCTATGACCAAAATAGCAGTCACAGACCTCCAATATTCAGACTTGCTCTCCGAATTACTTCGTCTGGTAAAGGTTTTCAAACATACATCCATGTATGAGTTGGTGAAAAAGTTATTTTGTCAGCTTTACACAATGAGTAGCGAAAGATTCATGCAATCAATGGAAGATGTCGAAGATCAAGTACGAGAAGAAGTTGAGCTGATTGTTGGTGCAGACAATACGCTTGTGGTGGGAAGAAACTTGAACAGTGCTGTTTTTGAGTTTACACAAATAAATCCAGGAAAGAAGACAAACGTCGATACTTTAGATGTAATCAAAACGACAAAGCACAATTTCAACACATCACCAAATACGATCCCGAAGTCGAGCTCGAACCAAAACATTTCCAACATGAACTCTGGGATGGAAACCCCGTCATGTTCTGTACCTGCACTTACCTCCAATATACTATCGCGGGATAATATTAACAATGAAGCTTTCCAATTAAAACCGGCAAATTCCACAAATACTGAGATAGAGTCACTAAGACCATTTAAATTGGCGAAATCCCCTTCAAAAGGTCTCTCTGCTCTGAGTGATGAAGTATATTCTGAGAACCAATCGGATACGCTAGCTCTGGACTTTGCTCAGgttaaaataaataatcgCAATATTGGCCAAGGCACTAATATACAACACGTTCGCGAGCTTATTGACCGTGCAGACCCTTTGAACCCACTTTCCAACAAGATGAAAAGGATTGAAATATTTGAGGACCCACCAGCATCCGATGTACCTCCAATACATCGCCCTATGCAGTCTTGGGAAAACTATAATCTTGCAAAATTGAGCTTTGAATTGAGATCGTTGAACATCATACCCAATGATATTGAGCAATTTGAGATGAACTGTTTGGAATTGCTGCTGAGCTGGCCGGCATCAAACTCGCAAAGTGAAACAAATAGTGCTATTGCTCTGACTATTAGTGCTATTATGAAAACCTTGGAAtctttatcatcatcagatCCCGACTTTAGAGAATATTTTTATGCAATGGGAAAATACAAGCTTACACAGGCTTTGCTATCGCATTTACAAAACTTAGACTCGAGCAGTCCAAATTTGACAGGGTCATTGATACTTTTGAGGCACCAATTGAGATATGATGAAAGTATTGATATAAATGCAGTTTggaatctttttttcacaatGTGTATTGACGTCAAGTTTGAAAGTGAGATGTTTATATTGTGGAACGAATCAATTTTAAGTATTAGTAATACGCGCTCTCGGGCATCATTGACAGGCATCATTTTGAAGTACTTGGAACTGGGTACAATGAAGCCTTTGTCATTACCCGTACTGACTATTTGCTTGAACTTTCTTGCCAAGGTTCTAATTGATGACGTGGACATTGATGAAGAGAAACTTTATCGATTGGACACAATATTTGGTAAATTATTCACCAAGAGCGACGCAATGTATCGAAAGCAGGCCACGATGTGTTATGGCAGTTTATTGCGCAATAAGAATCTCACTACAGAGCTGATGCAAGCCTTGAATAAAATGAAAGCGAGATATAGTATGTCGCAACAGAGATTGATTGAGTTCTACAGTCAAAAATAATCGTagaaaggaaacaaaaattgttaATGGGTATCTAAATAGTTCATTTTctaaaatatatatagataaaagaaataaaattaattgtttaaaataaaacaagtATTTGGTATAATTgaggaaagaaaatgcGTATCTAAAAACTTGCAAACTAGCGCAAATGAAGAGTATCGCTCACAATAGGGAGGACAGGATAGATTTatgagaagaaaaagaagaagatatgGTCAAAAGCCATTAGTTCATTGTCTTCCATGGTCTCTGTTATCGAGCCGGATTGTTTTGGACTTGACTACGTCACGTAAAGACGGACGATGCTTTGTGTCCTTTTCCTTGTAGTTCCTTTGCGAGAAACTACTGACGCCACTACTGGCTGGTACTGACGTCCCTTTGGTTACGCCATACTTCAGTgaatattgttgttgttgctgttgttgttgttgcaactgcctctttttcaacatcaTTTTCGCACTTATTTGCTGTTGCCTAGTCATTTCCAGAAATGGGATTgtttgaggttgttgttgttgctgttgttgttgtggttgttgttgttgttgctgctgctgttgtggttgtggtggttgATAGTGCTGGCGTTGCATGGGTATCATCATCGGCTGTTGGTTTACAGCTTGGAAGTTAAGCATGTCCTGATCGCTCATGAGCACATACGGTTGCAGCGGTTGGCCATAGCCCAACCCAGGGTCATACATCCCAAAAGCAGGTTGATTTGCAGCCGCAAGCGCTTGTGTTTGTGCATGTGTCTGAGCCTGAGCAGACCAAAGGTCGTTTTCAGCGGGTAGCATGGAATTATAGGCAAGCGGAAGGTCGGTAGTGGTATAATATGGCATTTGATCGTACACCAaggattgttgttgttgttgttgttgttgagaagGCAATTGGAATTGGGAAGAAGCTGCCCTCAATGAGGGGCGTCCTGATGCAAAATGTGTTTGTAGTTTAGCTGCTAatggttgttgctgttgttgttgttgttgttgctgctgctgtaattgtagttgtagttgttgtagggAAGAGTTTACACCACCGGGTGGTTGCGAGAATCCTAGCAAGTCTTCAGCTGTAGGGTTCTGGAAAGCAAACATTTTTCCAGTAGATGATCTTGGTTGTAGTGAATTTGCGGATAAGGGAGGGGCCACCGGTGTTTTTAATGGCTGTGTTTGCTCAATCAGGTACTCTTCGTTGAATGCTACTTGATTAGCAGTAGCAGACATTGGCTGTTGGCTATAGTAGCTGGAGTTTGGCATGAATAGTGTAGGGTCGataaaattgttgaatgaCCCACGCTCACCTGTACTTACACCTGTTGGTACAACATTTGGGTAGTAAACAGATTGCATATTTGGATCGAGTGTGATACAGCTATCTGTCGATTGACTGGTATCAAAATAGTCCAACGGAAAATCGTCCTCGTAGTCCGACCCAGCCCTGAACTGTTGCGGTGTTTCTTTGTTAAAGAAACTATATTTGTCCTCATCTTTATTGTAACCGTGATCCTTGGTCTTGGTTGTCAGAGCAATAGATGATCGTCCACTAATAGAATTTTTCCTATCTATTTCTTCGCCACCAGCAGAATTAAGATTGGTATCATTAATATTTGCATCTAAACGGTTTTCCATGGATGATTTTACTgctctttgtttctcttttctttgtttttcattttcccttttctcTGCCCCTTCTTCGttatcttcttctacttcttcttcttcttcttcttcttcctcctcctcctcatcttcttcgtcgTTTTCATTTATCCTAATCTGAGATTCCATGTGTTTCGTCAATTGATTGAACAAATTTGAGTTCTCGTCATATTGGAAGCTCAACGCCGGTTCTCGGTATGCCACCGTAGTGGGTTTTTGACCTagtttctccttcttcaaaTCTCTTTCTAATGCATCTGCCATAAGTTTATCATGAGGCACATTGAACCAGAAAAACactttttgcttcttttgaGTTCTTAAACACGAATTCTTGAACAAAAACTCCAAAAACTCCGATCTCGGTGGCTCCAAAATCGCATCAATATTGCATTTCAAGTTTCTCAAATCCGAAAAGATTCCTTCTTCAAACTTCTTACGATCAATGATTTTTCTTCCAAAGTGTTGAAACTTGTAGACAATGCATCTGACAATATCTGTTCCTGTTATGAAATACAAGTTGTTCCAGTAAACACAACTAACGAAACCTTCATCGTGATTTAAGTAATATCGTCTAATAACCTGATTTTCTTGCCAGTTTGCTGGTGCTGTAGCTAGGAAGAACTTGAGGTCTTCTATTAAACGTAACGATTCGTCAATCTCTTTCCGCGTCAGGTGCGTCTTGTTTGGTTCTGATGCTATATTTTTTGCTGTCGCTGCTGGTGTGGCTGCTGCTGTAGTAGTTGGgtttgttgtagttgtagttgtagttgttgtagttgttgacatttttatttatttttcaacgTACACGGAGTACAACAGGTTAAATGAGCGTAATGTAAGATGAAGCTGTTTCCAAACAGTACTAAAGTTGGTTTCAAAGTTGTTTTGGGTGTTgtattttgttgatttgaaGTATCTAGTGCTTTGGTCTGTCTGGGTGGTCTACAACAGATGGTGTGTGGTTCTAGACTCGGTCGGTTGACAATAAACAATaagcaaaattaaatatgtaaataaataaacagaaaataaaaaaaaaaaaaacagaacaaTACAATAATTGGAAAAACAGATGAGAATGTAGTGTTTCaggttgttttgttttgatgtTTTGGGAAAAATGTTGAAACTTGCGCGACACAGCAAAATTGTTGGCTGTTGCAAAGTTTCGTGTTTTATGTACGAGAACCTGAAACaagatttttttgtttttgttttttttttttatttttttttatattttatttttccgtTTGTCTTCCGATGGGTATATAATcttcccctttttttccccaAATTGTGTATGGTCTTtatgtttatatatgtTCGATTTGATCCACCTGTTTTGGtactaattttttttcctaatTGGAGATCAATGTAAAACCCAATCGATAAGTAATGCTGGTAAGCCAGATTCTTTactattattctttttatacTGAATAGTGGTGATTTATACTCGtttcgttgttgttgttgttgttgttgttgttgtagttcgTTCcccttctttatttttttttggctctCTCGACTTCGTTTGTCTATAATATTCACTAGTGTTTTATTACACCTTGAGCTGTTAATGTCACGTGATGGTGATACAGTTGTAATTTTATTCTCCTGGCAAAAGCTCTATGCTGCTTCTATTATaagcacaagcacaagATAGTATCAAGCTGTTAAGAACGTGGTTTTTTTAGGTGTTTAGCAAACTGTAATAGTTAGTTGCTAAAACCGAAACTAAGTTTCTGTCGGTAACAATCAGAAGATGGTGATAGGAAAATAGTGGAAAATTTAAAACTTAAAATTTTCATtaaaacaataaataaaaacacCAACTTGTAAACTTATACACAAACGATTCAATGGGTTTCAGCATCAACATATCTACGCTTATATGCATATACTTATATACTTGTATATTTATACAAAAGTGTAAGCGTCTTTTTGACAAGGTGACTTTAGCAGTCATGGATATTTTAGCATCATCTGAATAATGGTCATCGGTCACC includes these proteins:
- the GPI8 gene encoding glycosylphosphatidylinositol anchor biosynthesis (MEROPS:MER0002477; BUSCO:EOG09262M0W), which produces MQLLRTLLLLLAPYLIAFAIADDATADAIVQQIQDGPMAKSNHTNNWAVLVSTSRFWFNYRHMANSLSFYRTVKRLGIPDSQIILMQADDIACNARNAFPGTVFNNMDQALDLYGDNVEVDYRGYEVTVENFIRLLTDRWGSEQPRSKRLLTDENSNIFIYLTGHGGNEFLKFQDAEEIGAYDLADAFAQMHEKKRYNEIFFMIDTCQANTMYEKIYSPNILCVGSSRLDESSYSHHSDMDIGVAVIDRFTYYALDFLEKVGRNSKMTMDKLFEVFTFENVHSHPGIRTDLFQRDIDKVLITDFFGSVQNVVLEEAPEDLLNKSRKIDNGEVAAVPEFPLDATQNKRGPAIYGFERNETKKPMVKIPPFVARTIGVAATLVVLALWMITPKI
- the STU1 gene encoding suppressor of tub2 mutation (BUSCO:EOG09260XSR) — encoded protein: MSSTEFDAAKVLKAFEDNDTNTTTATTTHTIESKLQLIQSLKSQIKKYGIDLDDVPTFLKIITKGLDINELGISNVSFNSLYYLIRRISVQDRSGKILKDQSLYILPVLINRLGTSSSGIAKKALEDYWLNSPVEVENAVREIAFTTPNSNIFIEALRWIQQLVENIGFNFNTDLFTSDLVEALVRNQKNEDVVHAARDLIHAKSNIPNGEAHMKNLIEAVRKSSVQQRIKENILGNSLRPSTRVLSLETRESKVTKVYDTEKHKIQSQQLSKDGSDYYASRLEDLLSKSRYAIDTSIDALDIAGAEELYRIIESNEASFEEKETEFNWKQREKTIVQLRRFVRGNSSTQFLQDLLICLRGFAGAICKGALSLRTTLCTHSCELLKECAIILGEDFDTGAELVFPTLMKLCLSTKSITSMNAHMVIAALFANLPFHTRLVTRIISAMEERNYQPRSYSSIWLQILLLRHVQNSDFLSANNITQVAETADKLLIRLLKDANPKVRQEAKDCYWCYLKVFPQESEKLLNRLDPTTVKALARSQKELGPAATTVKPLAVKVNSRVSLKDHGFDDKVKETKKLNRPSSRQNTLDPTPRVASNPLPRTMRSTQGSFRMEKPVPKQNPVSSSGSSTKGALRSSSWGPRSSNNLNVNSYNNNNDNNNNNNNNNNNGNNDNNVAKSYNIGNNDNNTINSSIEINNTQDRVRSKTEMDAKLSRISTAHPMPEPSSEIESNRVIPSSLSKSLPSNVTKLGLTNVETTLSQSKPIIDEDDSNPIDRLLYSNNPDELAQGVKLLMDALVENGDFSRSHRIKSRLRYIAERNADAFKPLLTKSELIFAKTANLLSTNDLIRVCALIFHGSESKMFDLISSVVEAPDYFQSNLSLLAMTIDYPDIVGSHALKRQMSTFQNEITSSVLESLSIAMTKIAVTDLQYSDLLSELLRSVKVFKHTSMYELVKKLFCQLYTMSSERFMQSMEDVEDQVREEVESIVGADNTLVVGRNLNSAVFEFTQINPGKKTNVDTLDVIKTTKHNFNTSPNTIPKSSSNQNISNMNSGMETPSCSVPALTSNILSRDNINNEAFQLKPANSTNTEIESLRPFKLAKSPSKGLSASSDEVYSENQSDTLASDFAQVKINNRNIGQGTNIQHVRELIDRADPLNPLSNKMKRIEIFEDPPASDVPPIHRPMQSWENYNLAKLSFELRSLNIIPNDIEQFEMNCLELSSSWPASNSQSETNSAIASTISAIMKTLESLSSSDPDFREYFYAMGKYKLTQALLSHLQNLDSSSPNLTGSLILLRHQLRYDESIDINAVWNLFFTMCIDVKFESEMFILWNESILSISNTRSRASLTGIILKYLESGTMKPLSLPVSTICLNFLAKVLIDDVDIDEEKLYRLDTIFGKLFTKSDAMYRKQATMCYGSLLRNKNLTTESMQALNKMKARYSMSQQRLIEFYSQK
- the STE12 gene encoding homeodomain transcription factor ste12; protein product: MSTTTTTTTTTTTNPTTTAAATPAATAKNIASEPNKTHSTRKEIDESLRLIEDLKFFLATAPANWQENQVIRRYYLNHDEGFVSCVYWNNLYFITGTDIVRCIVYKFQHFGRKIIDRKKFEEGIFSDLRNLKCNIDAILEPPRSEFLEFLFKNSCLRTQKKQKVFFWFNVPHDKLMADALERDLKKEKLGQKPTTVAYREPALSFQYDENSNLFNQLTKHMESQIRINENDEEDEEEEEEEEEEEEVEEDNEEGAEKRENEKQRKEKQRAVKSSMENRLDANINDTNLNSAGGEEIDRKNSISGRSSIASTTKTKDHGYNKDEDKYSFFNKETPQQFRAGSDYEDDFPLDYFDTSQSTDSCITLDPNMQSVYYPNVVPTGVSTGERGSFNNFIDPTLFMPNSSYYSQQPMSATANQVAFNEEYSIEQTQPLKTPVAPPLSANSLQPRSSTGKMFAFQNPTAEDLLGFSQPPGGVNSSLQQLQLQLQQQQQQQQQQQQPLAAKLQTHFASGRPSLRAASSQFQLPSQQQQQQQQSLVYDQMPYYTTTDLPLAYNSMLPAENDLWSAQAQTHAQTQALAAANQPAFGMYDPGLGYGQPSQPYVLMSDQDMLNFQAVNQQPMMIPMQRQHYQPPQPQQQQQQQQQPQQQQQQQQPQTIPFSEMTRQQQISAKMMLKKRQLQQQQQQQQQYSSKYGVTKGTSVPASSGVSSFSQRNYKEKDTKHRPSLRDVVKSKTIRLDNRDHGRQ